A segment of the Leptolyngbya sp. NIES-3755 genome:
CACACTAAACGAAATAGAACAAATCTTGTTAACTTTCGTCTCTGAGAAAAGAAGTTTGAACACTATCCGAATAGGGTCACTCGCCCCAAGCCCAGCTTCCAAAACCCAATCCTAGTGCATCCTCATCTGCGCTAATTGTGAACTTCATGCTCTATTTGTGGTGGTTCAAGCAGATTCGATCGCAATTAGCAACACGGATAACTTTTACAACATGAGAATTGATATGAGATTTATGGATTTGAGAATCATCAATTCGCTTCTAGGATTGTTGGTATAAATCGAACAACAACCTTCATCAACTCATACCATTTGAGTTGTTTGAGACACAGGAAACTCAATCCGATTAAGGAGAAGAAACATGACCAATATTACCTCCGTTAGCCAACTAACAGATGTCAAACCTACCGACTGCTACTTCAAGGATTTGCAATCTCTAATTGAAAGATATGGTCTCAGTGTGGGCTATCCAGACGGAACATTTAGAGCGAATGAACCTCTGTCGAGAGCCGAAGCTGTTTCGCTTCTGAATCAAGCCTTAGATCGAGTCCTAGAATTGATCGCAGCTTCAGAGGCAGCATAGCCTGACAGATATCACGACCTTTTGCAGTCTCCCAACTCGTTACTAGACCACTGGCTCCTAGGGCAGCACTCACTGTTCCTAGGCAGCTTTCCCCGATCGTTGTTTCAATTCCAGCAAGGTTGACTCAGCCACCTTTGTATTACCCCAAGGTAGAACAATCTGTCAAGGCAAAGGGTATGAAGGGTTTGTTCTCTCTAGGTAGTCATCCTTGATCAACATTTGTCAAAGATACTTACTCAGAAATGCGAGGAAATAACTTATGTTTTGGAACAATTCTTCTCAACCATCCCCTCAAGCCTACCAAGCAGGGTATCAAGATGGATACTGTGGCAAACGATCGCGCCGAGAGAAATTCCCAGGGCAGGAAGAAGAATATTCTAAAGGACACCGTAAAGGTTGGTCTGAAGGATATCAAGGACAGTACAGAACAACAAATTAGCTGGTTCCTGGGGTGGCACTCATTGTTAGGCAGCTTCTTGATCGAGCGTCTTTTACTAGCACGATCGAAGAGTGTTGAGACGATCGCTTTATTTCGATTGCACTGCACAGAAAGGAGAGTAAATCGCTTGTGTCATGCGACTGGGATGAGTCGCAACCAGACGAATGCTGCCATCTGGATGTTTGATCCAGCCTTGTGCTTCTACGATTGTGGGTGTGGATTGAGGGGTGGGAATTGAGGTTTGGGCGGAGGAGCGATCGTCGAGCCAGACTCGATCGCTCATTAACGGTTGTCTCGGATCTTCGGGTAATCCACCCCGTCCCGTAATCGCGAACGAATCACCCTCATCGGCTGGACAAGTCGAGGCAATCAATCCACTCGTGTCTTGCAGCTCAGTCGGCAACTGCACGATGCCGCGACTCGGATCAACATCCGGCGTATTCAGCACGATCGTGCCACTGATGCCAAACTGAGAACTCGCAGTAATGCTACTCAATCCGGTCGTGGTGCTAGTCCGGGGTTGAATGCCGAAGAGTCCTTCGGTGGTGATGCGAATGTTGCCCCCGCGACCAGAAAAGGCATTCGCTGAAATA
Coding sequences within it:
- a CDS encoding hypothetical protein (conserved exported hypothetical protein;~similar to AA sequence:cyanobase_aa:LBDG_20900), which gives rise to MTNITSVSQLTDVKPTDCYFKDLQSLIERYGLSVGYPDGTFRANEPLSRAEAVSLLNQALDRVLELIAASEAA